The following DNA comes from Brassica oleracea var. oleracea cultivar TO1000 chromosome C5, BOL, whole genome shotgun sequence.
CACTCCCCCTGCAGACGCCGGTCCCGGATTCCCATGAGAGGCCTCGTCAGTGTTAAGCTTCATCCAACCCACCCGAAGAGGCATCCATCCTATCATCCTTGTGACGCTGCTACCACATTCCATACCTCCATTCTCCACTTCATTGGCTTACATCACTTCTTTGGCCAAGTTACGTAGAAATTGTACTCTATCTCTCCACAACCGATTCTCTCCAAAAAAATTTCCACATCTCCACTTCCATCCCCACCACGTAGCCAAAGCGAAAATTGTGGCCCAAGGAACTCCACTCCTTGCGTCCTTATCACATAGATTACGGTAAAGCCACTCAAATAAAGGCATCGAGAAGAAAGCTTGTCTCCTCGTAGATGGGACAAATCTATTCCATATTCCTGTCATCGCTGGACAATCTCTAAGAACATGAAAGATTGTTTCGATCCCTCCCTTACAGACCTGACACCCATCAGTTCCACTAAGATGCCGTCTATATCTCTCTGCGTTAGTCATAATTGCCTGATTTCCAACAAGTCAGAGGAACATTCGTACTCTCTCAGGAGCCACCACATGCCACATACTTCTAAATAAGCTCTCCATATATGGCCTCGGCGTATCATCACGTGTGATCAGGTTGTAAGCAGACTTTACTGTAAACTGCCCATTTGGTGTCTCTCCCCAAGCCAAGCGGTCCTGCACTCCAGAAACAGTATCTACCACCACAGCCGCAAGTTCAAGCCGTGTATCCTTTGTAACAAAAGGGGAGATTCTAATTAGATCCCGACCTTCGCCTTCCACCCATAACTCTCTCGCATTTATATTATCATACCCATCTGGAAGATCCGCAATAGCAATCATCATAAGTGATTGACCTGAAAGCCACCTATCTGTCCAAAACTTGATTCCTCTTCTGTTACCAATGACCCAAGTGTACCCCTTAGTCACCATTTCCCTGATCCCCATTACTATACTCCTCCAAGTAGACGCGATCTTCTTGCCCACTGTCATCCAAGTAGGATCATGAATATCCCTCACTGAATACTTACTGCGCAACACCCTAGCCCATAAACTCTCCTTGTCATTCAACAGACGCCATCCCACTTTAGGTATTAAAGCTTTATTCATCTCTCTGGGCATTCTAATTCCCAGGCCACCCTCAGCTTTTGGTCTGCAGATTTTAACTCAAGAGACCAAATGTTGTCCACTTCCCCACACAAAGTTTCTTGATAGGCTATTCAGTTTCTCAAGTGTGCTAATGTTGCAGACTGAGATCCAGACTACTCAATGGCTAGACTGAGGTTCAAGAGATTGGATTGGACAGGACGAACGGATGGACAAGGGAGCAGCTAGATGGACGCGATGGAGAGAGGATCGGCCGGTTTGTACCTGAAACAAGAGAGAATGATTTTTATGAGTTTTTATGGATTAAAAATGAAGAACATAAAGTAAATTAACTGAGAAATAAAGAACATAAGCAAATATGAATTCTTATGGGTTTTTATTTTTAATGGCCGATCTGAAACAAAAGATGCAATGAAACAAAACAAGAGAAGGATAGAGATGGCTGATGGATTCAAGTTGGTTGGCGTGTGTCTCTCTCAACAAGAACAAGGGATGGAGATGGCATGAAGATGGGATCTATCTTGCTGGACTGAAGTCTCTCTCAAGCTGGATCGGTGGATGGTATGGAGTGAGGAATCGCCACAAGCTTGGTGGTGGAAAGCTTGATAAGATTCGAGATTGCTTCTAGCCAAATCGCTCAGCAAGAAGACTTAAGGGTTTTCTTTGCTCTAGGGGAAAACTGACTCATATATTTCATTCGTTTCAAGATGTAGGACTCCAGCTCCCTTCTTCCCTCTCCATTCGTTTTGTTTGATATTTGTGTAAGGTAAAATATAAAATCTACAGAAATTGGGAGAAATCTAATTGTAGCAGAGCATGGCGGGATCTAAAGCTTACCCCCAAATATTTTGGGTTTTCGATTTTGTATTTAATAGGATCTTGAAAAAACATAAAAGTAAACTCGAGTTGGTAAAGATAACGAAGACTGTTATAGAAAGTTTTTTGCAGATAGCAATCTCTTTTTACAATAGTTGTTAGTGATGTGGTTGCCCGCTATCTTTTTCAGAAGCTAGATAACTATAATGTTATCAGAAATTCAACGGGAAACGTACCCCCTGGTGCCGTGGTAACCATACTATTAACCATCTAACTTTGGGACGTGTAAATGATATACGTGGTGAATAAACGATGGAACAGATTTTTGGAAAGATATGTTTGCACAAGGTTAGATGCCAGCAAGCCAACAGTTCATGATGGAGGTGTGAACAGATGATGAGGACGCATTGCTGACAATACTCGACGAGGAAGGCACTTGTGGCTGCTGTCGAAACAAGCAAAGGACCTGAGTCATCAACAAACTCTTTAGCTGCTCTATTGAATGCAGTACAACCGTTGCCTGGGACCGCGCGCTGTTATTAGGCTTAGAGAGGGATGACCTACTCCAGTTTCCATGCTAAGCATGGCATTGACCATAGGTACGTGTTAAGTTTTATCTTACAGATTACCTTGTTTAGTGGATGTTAAAATGTAACATACCTACAAACTGCGATAAATATTAGCAAATATCTAATTAAGATATATGCTATGTTAATTATGAGAAAACTTATTTTAGGGGAGAAAGCTTATTTCTAAAACATTACTAACCTTGCATTACTAACCAGATCTCATACTTTTTCTTCACTCTGAGCATTCGTATAATGACGAACATACCAAAAGCGCCGGAAAATGAAGGGTTCTCGGCTTGGGATATAACCTTCCCAAACATTGTGTTCCACCTGAAGTCTACTTCTTCCGGATCTAGATTGTTGATTGTGGATTCAATCTTCTTCGGTTTTATGGTAAGTAGTAACCCTTTTCCGACCGATTCTTCACCGGCTGCAAGCATCATTCTGGAAAAAACAGATGATCTATAACGCAGATTGCTAAGATTTCGAGGCCTGTGCAACGAAGAAAATTATATTTGTTCTTTCGTTTATGAAGAAAAGGCGATTGACAAGGTATGACTTTCACAAAAAAATGAACTATTGAACACTGTAAAGGACGACATCTCGTTTGTCCTCTAAGTCTCTCGTATTTCATACTAGTATTGTTCATAAAATAGCGTGTAATAGGAGAGTCTACATAATGGTGAAGTACAGTGCATTGCATGGCGTGTAATAGGGGTTCTTAGCTTCAAGACTCTGACACGAAATATGCAAGTACAAGATAGTGTAGCTGTAGACTCGGGGTTCTAGTATTAAAAAAAATTGAATAGTGCCCTGGATATTCTCCTAATTTTGACAACTCATGTGTATATACAGCCTAAGTTCTCTATTTATTATAATTGTTTAAAGTATAAAATTATTTATCAGATATGATTAAAAATTTAAAATATTTAATAAAAGTTTAAGATATTTAAATAATTTATAAAATAGTTAACATACACTAACAATTGTTGAATATCGACTAAAAACTTTTAATCGATATTTTCAAAATATTTGTTTGTAAATTTAAGTGTACAATTTATAGAAACATATTTAATTTTTTTGTGTGCTCTTTATGTTAATTAAATTTTTATTAATATGTTCATTTCTTTTTATTAATGTATTTATTTGTATAATTATTTTGAATTCAATTGATTATATCAAAAATTTTATACTAATATAAAACGTTAAATATATTATTTTTATATTTGACCAAAAAAAAATATTTATTTTTATTAATATATTATAAAATGTCGACTTAAAATTATATATATAAATATATTTTTTACTTAAATTTCTATTTTTAATTCGTTTTTTAATATTTAAATACGTTTAAAATGTACTTATTTGATTAATCGATGGTTAGTTTTGGGATTATGAGAAAAAATACACTAAAGATACTACTTAATGATGGTATTTTGTTGAATTTTTGTTTAGTTTTAGCAATTTTTCTTTTCACGGATTCATCGTAAATTTGCTGTCGGTGTCAGAAATTTAATGGCTGGAATTGGTTTTTAATCAACTATTGACACTGTTAAACATCTTCGATAACACAAACAAATCCAAGGCAAATCGTTAACATGTCTTCCATTTTATTTGGAACATTTTAACATATCTTCCTAGTTTCTACTTTTAAATGGGTTTTGAGTTTTGACCCAGTTGACTCTATATTCTATCTGCTAGGAGAATTTACAACGAGTTGGATCCACGGAATAATTTTGTCGGCTGGAATGCTAGAAGATCTCATACTAGAATCGGTTAGTTGTGCTCACTGCTCAGCAAGACATTGATACAATACAAATGCCTATGCGGATTGGCGAAAGGTCCTTTCTTTATTGGTGACCGTGAATTGTTACCCTTTTATTTTCCTTACTCAATCCGCGCGGAAGTTCACTTACTGGATTTGCTCGGAAGCTTCCTCCCAACACGCTCAAGGTCGACACTCCTTTGTTTAAGGTTGTATATAAATCTGATTTGGAAGTAACGAGGCCACAATAGAAAATAAAAGTCCCTTCACTCAACTTCATCATTCTTGCAGAGTTCTATCATAAACCTAAAACTTTTCTTTCCAATGGATCCAAGACTTGAACAAGCAGCTGAATCTGGAAGCATCGATCAGCTGTATGCTCTTATTGAAGAGAATCCATACATACTTGAGAACATGGATGCGGTTCCATTTGTGACCACTCCCCTCCACATAGCTGCAGCTTCGGGGAACATACCATTTGCAAAGGAGATTATGAATCTGAAGCCCTCTTTTGCAAGAAAGCTCAACGCAAGCGGGTACAGTCCATTGCATCTTGCTGTAGACAAGGATAAGACTAAGTTTGTCGCCAGTATGCTCTGGCTTGATAATGGTCTTGCCCGCGTTAAAGGGAGAAATGGCATCACACCGTTTCTTTCACTAGTGTCAAGAGGAAACGCAGATCTTGTGGCAGAGTGCCTCCTTACTTCCCCTGAATGTATCCAAGATGAGACTGTAGATAGCCAGAATGCTCTGCATCTTGCTGTGAAACATGATAGATTTGAAGTTCTCCAAGTCCTCACCGGATGGATCCAGAGAATGAGCCAAAGAAATGCTGACTCCATTGAGTATCGTGTTCTGAATGAATCGGATCTTAACTACAACACGCCTTTGCACCTTGCAGCATCTAAGAATGATCATCAGGCATGTTTTCTTCTCATTCTTCAATTCTTATTTAAAACTATATATTAAAACAAGTTGTACCATGTGAAGTAGATGGGCTTCCTATGAATGAACTTCGTGAGATTTTTATACATTAAGATTCTTTCCTAATATGCAGATGGTGAGACTGTTATTGGAATGTCGGTCGGTTCAGCGAAATAAACTAAATGGTGAAAAATTAACTTTCCTTGATATCTTAAGAAACCAAGGACAGAGAGACGCAGGTGGAGGAGACTTAAGAAGCCAGGGTCCGAGAGTCGTAGGGGAGGACTTGGATTTGGAACAAGTTGCTATAAAAAGCGGGTGTAAAGAGGGGGCTTCTTTGCCAAGATCTAAGGCAAGGTTTGAGATTTTAAAATCACCATTCACTTTCTGGACTTTCTGCTCCACGGGCATGAGACGCCTTAGAACTGACACATCAGACGAAGCTCGTGGAGTGTTCCTGATTGTATGCATTTTGATAATAACAGCCACTTACCAGACTGCCCTCCAGCCTCCCGGAGGTGTACACCAATCCGACGATGCTAATGCAGGTTCCGTCGTGATGAAACAGACGTTCTTCATCTTTCTTTGGATTTCCAACACCTTAGGCTTCTGCTGCGCTATACTCTACACCTTTTGTCTCATACCACTTCGTAGTTTGTTTGTAAATTGGTTCTTTTGGATTGGGACATCTCTGTGCATTTCTTATGCTCTAGCCATGGCAGTAATCTCACCACACCCTCTAGTGTTTATCTCCGCGGCCTTCGCCTTCTTCCTGCTCATTGCTCTCTATATCTTGCTTGAAGTTTTCATACAACGCTGGCGGAATCATCGATCTGTGGATCCTAAGCCCCGATTAAGCTGGTTTTGGAAGGTTTGATACAACATGTGTCACTTCTATTACAGAAGAGAGGATTTTGAGAAGGTAAAAAAGGATGCAACCGTCAAAACCTATGCCATGCCCCTTGTTTAGTCTTTTATTTTTTGTATTGCAATAATGTTCAGTTTTGTAATTTATCGACTTTTATATATACTATGCTATGTAAGGAATGATTTCATGCATGAGAATCTTGATACCATTTTTGCTTCTATTGTCCTCATGCTGAAACTTTATGGCCTAGAAAAGGACTCCTGCTCACAGAGCTTCTACAAAAAAAAAAAAAACTCTCTTGTTGAATGTATCCATATCAAAATCAGGGTGTAAAGAGGCGGATTCTATGCCAGCAAAGTCTGATCTTAAATCGCCAGTCACTTTCTGAACATACAACTCCACGGTCTTGAGAGGCCAAAGGTAACACTTAAAAAAGAAGCTCGTGGAGTGTTTTTGATTGTTGTATGCACTTTCAAAATAACAACCACTTATCAGACTATACTCCAGCCTCCGGGAGGCGTACACCAATCCAACCATGGCAATACAGGTTCCGTGGTGATGAAGAATGTATTCTACACTTTTCTGTCTCTTACCACTAGGGAATCTCTGTGCTTATAGTATGGTTCTTTTGGGTTGTGACATCTCTGTGCTTCTCTTATGCCTTATCAATGGCTGTAATCTCACTACGCCCACACTTCCTCTCCGTCACCTTCGCCTTCTTCCTGCTTTTTACTAATGTACATATGCAACCTAAATGTGGAAATATAGAGAACAAAGAATACAAGAGAACATAAAGAAGCAGCTTAGGCAAAAGATTTCTCTTGGGTTGGTTGTTCAAGCTGATTGGAGACCTTTTGGGCCATTATTTTAATCTGCGATATGTGTAATTTAATAATTAGACCACTAAAACCATGGATGTCTTTTGTGAATGTAACCATAACTATACAGCCAACTACTAGGCATCTAATAAACAATGCAATAAGGTTTCTAAATTTTTTAAAACCAACCAATAATTAGGGACAAACATTCTAATTATCTCTAGAAGACAATGTGAATCATATAATATTAATAAGTCAGACTAAACTAATGTCAAACTTCAGACTGAAAGAGTGAGAGACAGAGATTGAGAGCATGACAATTCTGATACACAATTCTAACGAGCAAACAATCGGGTAGAGAATCAACATGGATGGACATTCATGATTACTTTTCATAGGCCTATAATGTGGAGCCATAAGAAGGATCAGCTTCTCATCCCATGTTGAACTAAAAAGACATCCATTGCCAGATCACTATTCTTCCATGGATGATGATTCGTTGGGCTGTTTCATGAAAGCTTTGTTATTGTATTTGTTGAGCATTGCCGCTGATAAACTATTTGAACTCGGCTCCAAGTTATGAAGGGGACCTAATTTGGTTCTCAAAACATATATGCAGCTGTCTGCTTGTGGAAAATATAGAGAATGAAGAAAAAATATGAAGGAGCAAGCAATGGGACAAGTCATTCAAGAGCTCCTGTTGACATGGATGGGCATATCATTGATTGATAAAATGGCGTGTGGTAGGAAACTCTTTAGGACCCACCTCGTGTAATTAATACGGTAATAAACCGTCTGTGATGACAAGGTTGAATGACTCTTGCTTTGAAACTTCCCTGGTAGCCAGAATAGGATAGAAAAAAAATATTACAAAAGATAGAGTTTCTGCCTACTTCTGTATGAATCAAAGACTTCAACAGGCTGCTGAATCAGGTAGCATCAATGACCTTTATGCTTTGATCGATGAGAATCCGTGCATACTGGAGAACATCGATGCCATGCCATTTGTAAACACTCCACTTCACATAGCTGCATCTTGTGGGGAAATAGCGTTCGCCGTAGAGATGCTGAATCTCAAGCCTTCTTTTGCGAAAAAACTCAATACAAACGGGTGCAGTCCGTTGCACCTTGCTGTGGAGAAGGATCAACAAGAGCTCGTCACCTGGCTGCTCAGGATTGATCCCAGCCTTGCTGGCGTTAAAGGCAGAGAAGGCATCACGCTGTTCCATCTCCTAGTGTTAAGAGCGAACGTCGATCTTGTGGTAGAGTGCCTCATAACATCTCCTGAATGTATTAAAGATGTGAGCGTGAATGGCCAAAATGCTCTGCATCTTGCTGTGGTGAATGAAAGATTTGAAGTTCTGCAGGTCCTCACCGGATGGATCCAGAGAATGAGTCAGAAAAATGCTCGCTCTATCGAGTATTCAGTTCTGAATAAGAAGGATTTAACCGTCAACACGCCTCTGCACCGTGCAGCATATTAGAATGATCATCAGGTATGCTTTATATTCTAATTTCACAAGAGAAAGTAAGCCAAAGATTTAGGCGAGTACTTGCTGTTTTAGATGTACTTAATCCTTGACTTGCTTTGCATTAATAAAAATTTTAGATTGTACTTAACTTGACTTGTTATAAATGAGTAATTGCTTATTTTGAGTTACTTGTCCGGCTCTATTAATTATTATTTGCAAAATCAAGACATATACAAAATAAGTAACAAGTATAAGAAGACTAACTAGTATTTGTGTCTAACCTTAAATGCAAGTAACATAAAAGACAAGTATTATAAGCAAGTAACTAGTATTTAATAGAGCAAATAACGGGGTAGGTAACGAGTCAAGACTGACCGAGTCTAGGTCGAGTAACGAGTAATGATGCCCAGCCCACTGACAGGGTCGGCTCTGAGATTTTGGAGGCATGTGGCTGTTTCTATGTAAATTTTTTTTTTTTACAAATTTCGGGGCCTAAAATTTTTTTTAGGGACCTATTTGTATGTAATTTTCTTCAAAAAATTTGGGAACCTGTTGCAAATGTTTCACCTAGTATGGCCTAGGGCCGGCCCTGCCCACTGATTGACCATTTTATGCAGATGGTGAAATTGTTACTAGAATGTCGAATGGTTCAACGTAACGAAGTAAATGGTGAAGGTTTAACATTCCTTGATATCTTAAGAAGACAGGGACAAATTGTTGAAGGTGGAGACTTGGAACAAGCTGCTCTAAAAACCGGGAGCAAGCAAGCAGCTTCGCTGCCAAAACTGATGAAAAAAACATACGATTTCTTCAAATCACCAATCACGTTTTGGGCTTACTGCTCCACGCATACTAGACGCATTAGTTCCGACACATCAGACGAAGCTCGTGGAGTCTTCTTTGTAAGTTTATGAGAATTAATGAGAGTTTATGAGAATTATTTGAGAGATTTTGGTGAAGAACTAAGAGAGATATGTGAGGGAATCCAAGAGAGAGAGACAAAAATATTTGAGAAACATTTTTCCTTAGATTGATTTAATGTATACAATAGTTACATAAATAGATCTAGCAAGGAGAATAAGACAATGAGAATGAATAAACAAATGGAGATGAATAAANNNNNNNNNNNNNNNNNNNNNNNNNNNNNNNNNNNNNNNNNNNNNNNNNNNNNNNNNNNNNNNNNNNNNNNNNNNNNNNNNNNNNGACTTTGGCTTGTTTCCACACTCCAACAGCTCCATCCAGTTGCCTCCATTTGTTTAAATTCGTCCAAGACTTCAGACAAGATATTTAAATCAGTCTCACACCTTTCCTTGCTTCAGTTTTCCTGTCCATGATTTCCTGTCCATGATTTCATGTCCATGATTTCCTGTCCATGATCTCCTGTCCATGATCTCCTGTCCATGATCAATCAGGTTCTTCATGTCTTTACTCTTGCTTTTTATTGCTTCATGTCAACACTCATGTCTTTTACTCTTGCTCTTTATTCTCTTCATGTCAACACTC
Coding sequences within:
- the LOC106344080 gene encoding ankyrin repeat-containing protein At3g12360 encodes the protein MDPRLEQAAESGSIDQLYALIEENPYILENMDAVPFVTTPLHIAAASGNIPFAKEIMNLKPSFARKLNASGYSPLHLAVDKDKTKFVASMLWLDNGLARVKGRNGITPFLSLVSRGNADLVAECLLTSPECIQDETVDSQNALHLAVKHDRFEVLQVLTGWIQRMSQRNADSIEYRVLNESDLNYNTPLHLAASKNDHQMVRLLLECRSVQRNKLNGEKLTFLDILRNQGQRDAGGGDLRSQGPRVVGEDLDLEQVAIKSGCKEGASLPRSKARFEILKSPFTFWTFCSTGMRRLRTDTSDEARGVFLIVCILIITATYQTALQPPGGVHQSDDANAGSVVMKQTFFIFLWISNTLGFCCAILYTFCLIPLRSLFVNWFFWIGTSLCISYALAMAVISPHPLVFISAAFAFFLLIALYILLEVFIQRWRNHRSVDPKPRLSWFWKV
- the LOC106344184 gene encoding 26S proteasome non-ATPase regulatory subunit 10-like isoform X1, with the translated sequence MNQRLQQAAESGSINDLYALIDENPCILENIDAMPFVNTPLHIAASCGEIAFAVEMLNLKPSFAKKLNTNGCSPLHLAVEKDQQELVTWLLRIDPSLAGVKGREGITLFHLLVLRANVDLVVECLITSPECIKDVSVNGQNALHLAVVNERFEVLQVLTGWIQRMSQKNARSIEYSVLNKKDLTVNTPLHRAAY
- the LOC106344184 gene encoding 26S proteasome non-ATPase regulatory subunit 10-like isoform X2 yields the protein MNQRLQQAAESGSINDLYALIDENPCILENIDAMPFVNTPLHIAASCGEIAFAVEMLNLKPSFAKKLNTNGCSPLHLAVEKDQQELVTWLLRIDPSLAGVKGREGITLFHLLVLRANVDLVVLTGWIQRMSQKNARSIEYSVLNKKDLTVNTPLHRAAY